acaaatcctggaatgtttcctcaaaaaccttcatttcttttcgactaaagaaataaagattggATGACTTtattggatgacatgggggtgagtaaattgtaggaaatgttcattttggaagtgaactgtTTAAACAAACCAAACTCTGACCttcgttttttcttttgttaaccTTGGCCAAGACTTGCCAGGTTCTGCTTTTCGTAGACAGCAAAACACAGACCTGTCTGTGCGTTTGTGTTTAGACTCCTGCAAAAGAATAACAGTTTTACGTAACACGCAGTAACAGATGAGCCATGCAGACTGAGCTCGTATAACCTGAATTAGAACAGAAACCATCAGGTGGTGTACTCACATTTGGGTCAATGGACTCAAATAGTTCTACTTCATTATGGTGTTTCACGTTATCTGTCCCTCCAAGACAACTAAagcaaaaaaattcagaatgaATTACTTTAGTACTATATTGCATTTTAAGAGGCAAGCATTAACATTTACAGACACATTAAACATTAGTTCATGGCAGTACTCTGAACAATCATATTTTGTAATGACAATAGGATGATGACTGAATTTTGCAGCTGAGCATAAACACTTAACGATGACCAGAATAAAGTACCTGAAATCAAGCTTTGTTTTGTCAAATTTAACTTGGACATCTTTGCTGTCTTCTATACAGAATTCAATGAAGACGGCCTCCCGTCTGTCATACCACTT
Above is a window of Labeo rohita strain BAU-BD-2019 chromosome 23, IGBB_LRoh.1.0, whole genome shotgun sequence DNA encoding:
- the ptges3a gene encoding prostaglandin E synthase 3, which produces MQPATAKWYDRREAVFIEFCIEDSKDVQVKFDKTKLDFSCLGGTDNVKHHNEVELFESIDPNESKHKRTDRSVFCCLRKAEPGKSWPRLTKEKTKLNWLSVDFNNWKDWEDDSDEELSSFDRFSEMMNNMGGEDDLPDVDGADDEESADSDDEKMPDLE